Proteins from a single region of Natrinema salifodinae:
- a CDS encoding sensor histidine kinase: protein MGDRHRLTTAVRGRGTIAALGALYVALAFGWAFGQLAAGHPISNVALVAAFIGVPGLILLYGAYRVPRTDVRPEFFSTIATWCLGGAGLLLGMLALYQLEPAESVSNPLRAALVLTAFGAAAGFGVGVNDALAKTRAHEIEQRNRELKRVKRELDETVARLEAANREFEESNERLEQFAYAASHDLQEPLRMVSSYLTLVENRYGDDLDADGREFIAFAVDGANRMREMIDGLLAYSRIETQGEPFEPVDLDAVFEDVETDLRIQIVESDATLEIPSLPTVSGDSNQLRQLFQNLVSNAIEYSGDDPPRVTVAAERNGSHWTISVEDEGIGIDPADADRIFDVFQRLHGREEYDGTGLGLALCERIVERHGGDIWVDAEPGEGSTFSVTLPAADSESDASQPVSAGEP, encoded by the coding sequence ATGGGCGACCGGCATCGACTCACGACCGCTGTCAGGGGACGCGGGACGATCGCGGCCCTCGGAGCGCTGTACGTTGCGCTCGCGTTCGGCTGGGCGTTCGGACAGCTGGCCGCCGGCCATCCGATTTCGAACGTGGCGCTCGTCGCCGCCTTCATCGGCGTCCCCGGCCTGATCCTCCTGTACGGCGCCTATCGAGTACCGCGCACCGACGTTCGACCCGAGTTCTTCTCGACGATCGCGACGTGGTGTCTCGGCGGAGCGGGACTGTTGCTCGGCATGCTCGCCCTCTACCAGCTCGAGCCCGCCGAGAGCGTGAGCAATCCGTTGCGGGCTGCGCTCGTGCTCACGGCGTTCGGCGCCGCCGCGGGGTTCGGCGTCGGCGTCAACGACGCCCTGGCGAAGACGCGGGCACACGAGATCGAGCAGCGGAATCGGGAACTGAAGCGAGTAAAGCGGGAACTCGACGAAACGGTCGCTCGGCTCGAGGCGGCTAACCGGGAGTTCGAGGAATCGAACGAGCGCCTCGAACAGTTCGCCTACGCGGCCTCCCACGACCTCCAGGAACCCCTGCGGATGGTCTCGAGTTACCTCACGCTCGTCGAGAACCGGTACGGCGACGATCTCGACGCTGACGGCCGGGAGTTCATCGCGTTCGCCGTCGACGGCGCCAACCGCATGCGCGAGATGATCGACGGCCTGCTGGCGTACTCGCGGATCGAAACACAGGGGGAGCCGTTCGAACCCGTCGACCTTGACGCGGTGTTCGAGGACGTCGAGACGGACCTCCGCATCCAGATCGTCGAAAGCGATGCTACTCTCGAGATACCCTCGTTACCGACCGTCTCGGGCGACAGCAACCAGCTGCGGCAACTGTTTCAGAATCTGGTGTCGAACGCCATCGAGTACAGCGGCGACGACCCGCCGCGAGTGACCGTCGCCGCCGAGCGAAACGGATCACACTGGACGATCTCGGTCGAGGACGAGGGAATCGGCATCGATCCGGCGGACGCTGACCGCATCTTCGACGTCTTCCAGCGGCTGCACGGCCGCGAGGAGTACGACGGGACGGGGCTCGGACTCGCGCTCTGCGAGCGGATCGTCGAACGCCACGGCGGCGACATCTGGGTCGACGCCGAACCGGGCGAGGGATCGACGTTCTCGGTGACGCTGCCGGCTGCCGATTCGGAGAGCGACGCCTCGCAGCCGGTCAGCGCCGGCGAGCCCTGA
- a CDS encoding YihY/virulence factor BrkB family protein — MIDRREFELTGRAVRLARGEQLTLLAAGVAFYGFISLVPLMLLALGIAASIGGEALAIRLTEGAEDVLTPAARQLLAETLVDETGRQSATVAGVLGLLWGASRVLRGLDRAFSKVYGTVGSKSLLDTFWDATLVSLVIAAGLALVGALEFAIRIVPGTGLAVVGQLFVVLGLFATFLPLYIVFPDANVGFREAVPGSVVAAVGWYVLSHAFSLYATLIGEYAIYGALGAVFLVLIWLYVGAIILVFGAVLNAVLADREVDRQLQSPGGRQVPTEAMTDDATGADEGATEDRTGDHAARGRASARTRDRADDPEALREEIERLRDRVDEFEDDVEDRTVRKESLESELKRYVRRRARRGHARDWGPYLVLLYGTAMSIAAFYFLSGGWAILAMFVVWTSTLGVYVLMVLFGFGIGVLGLPGRLRDLIGERRS; from the coding sequence GTGATCGACAGACGGGAATTCGAACTGACCGGGCGGGCCGTCCGGCTCGCCAGGGGCGAACAGCTAACGTTGCTCGCGGCCGGCGTCGCGTTCTACGGGTTCATCTCGCTCGTCCCGCTGATGTTGCTCGCGCTGGGGATCGCCGCGTCGATCGGCGGCGAGGCCCTCGCGATCCGGCTCACCGAAGGTGCCGAAGACGTCCTCACGCCGGCGGCCAGGCAACTGCTCGCCGAGACGCTCGTCGACGAGACCGGCCGGCAGAGTGCGACCGTCGCCGGCGTTCTCGGACTGCTGTGGGGGGCGAGTCGGGTGCTTCGCGGACTCGACCGGGCCTTCTCGAAAGTGTACGGGACCGTCGGCTCGAAGTCGCTGCTCGACACGTTCTGGGACGCGACGCTCGTCTCGCTGGTCATCGCCGCCGGTCTGGCGCTGGTCGGCGCCCTCGAGTTCGCGATTCGGATCGTTCCGGGGACGGGCCTGGCGGTCGTCGGCCAGCTGTTCGTCGTGTTGGGACTGTTCGCGACGTTCCTGCCGCTGTATATCGTCTTTCCGGACGCGAACGTCGGCTTTCGCGAGGCGGTTCCGGGATCGGTCGTCGCCGCCGTCGGCTGGTACGTGCTGAGTCACGCGTTCTCGCTGTACGCTACTCTGATCGGCGAGTACGCGATCTACGGCGCGCTCGGGGCCGTGTTTCTCGTCTTAATCTGGCTCTACGTCGGCGCGATCATCCTGGTTTTCGGGGCGGTACTCAACGCCGTCCTCGCCGACCGTGAAGTGGATCGGCAGCTACAAAGTCCCGGCGGACGACAGGTCCCGACAGAAGCGATGACCGACGACGCCACGGGTGCCGACGAGGGGGCCACGGAGGACCGCACCGGCGATCACGCGGCGAGAGGCCGCGCGAGCGCCCGAACCCGCGATCGGGCGGACGATCCGGAAGCCCTCCGCGAGGAGATCGAGCGGCTGCGCGACCGCGTCGACGAGTTCGAGGACGACGTCGAGGACCGCACTGTCAGGAAGGAGTCCCTCGAGAGCGAACTCAAACGCTACGTCCGCCGCCGCGCCCGACGCGGTCACGCGCGCGACTGGGGTCCGTACCTCGTCTTGCTGTACGGGACCGCGATGTCGATCGCGGCGTTTTACTTCCTCTCGGGCGGCTGGGCGATCCTCGCGATGTTCGTCGTCTGGACGTCAACGCTCGGCGTCTACGTGCTGATGGTGCTGTTCGGCTTCGGGATCGGCGTACTCGGACTTCCGGGTCGCCTGCGCGATCTGATCGGCGAGCGCCGTTCCTGA
- a CDS encoding tRNA (guanine(26)-N(2))-dimethyltransferase, with product MRVTEGGVELEVPGEQTDGVEEAVFYNPRQELNRDLTIATLRAYCDREERAESYLDAMTASGIRGVRAAADGWDVTCCDVNEDAIELARDNLERNDCEDQATVEHRNVNALMHDSTFDVIDLDPYGTPMPFADAAFANCRDLVCVTATDTAPMCGAHFNSGVRSYSAVPRNTDYHAEMGVRILVSALARSAARFDVGVEPILTHATSHYVRTYLELEHKPTAADAAIDELGHLYHCEDCLYREADPGLIADPLETCPHCGGNRMLTAGPVWLGPVRDPEFVAAVRAEVPDTFGTADNARDLCETLEAELDEPTHYDQHKLCRQWGLPANAMDEFLADLRDAGYAASRAHYGGTTFKTDASVSEIRAATEENLD from the coding sequence ATGCGCGTCACCGAGGGCGGGGTCGAACTCGAGGTCCCCGGCGAGCAGACCGACGGCGTCGAGGAGGCGGTGTTCTACAACCCGCGACAGGAACTGAATCGCGATCTGACGATCGCGACGCTGCGAGCCTATTGCGACCGCGAGGAGCGCGCCGAGTCGTACCTCGACGCGATGACGGCGAGCGGCATCCGCGGCGTCCGGGCCGCCGCCGACGGCTGGGACGTGACCTGCTGTGACGTCAACGAGGACGCGATCGAACTCGCCCGGGACAACCTCGAACGGAACGACTGCGAGGACCAGGCGACCGTCGAGCACCGCAACGTCAACGCCCTCATGCACGACTCGACGTTCGACGTGATCGACCTCGATCCCTACGGCACGCCGATGCCGTTCGCCGACGCGGCGTTCGCGAACTGCCGGGACCTCGTTTGCGTCACCGCGACCGACACCGCGCCCATGTGTGGCGCCCACTTCAACAGCGGCGTCCGGTCGTACTCGGCGGTCCCCCGAAACACGGACTACCACGCGGAGATGGGCGTTCGGATCCTCGTCTCCGCGCTCGCCCGCAGCGCCGCGCGGTTCGACGTCGGCGTCGAGCCGATCCTGACTCACGCGACCAGCCACTACGTCCGAACCTACCTCGAACTCGAGCACAAGCCGACCGCGGCGGACGCCGCAATCGACGAGTTAGGCCACCTCTATCACTGCGAAGACTGCCTCTACCGGGAGGCCGATCCGGGACTGATCGCCGACCCGCTCGAGACGTGTCCTCACTGCGGCGGGAATCGCATGCTCACCGCCGGGCCGGTCTGGCTCGGTCCGGTACGGGACCCCGAGTTCGTCGCGGCGGTCCGCGCGGAGGTCCCGGACACCTTCGGAACCGCCGACAACGCGCGGGACCTCTGCGAGACGCTCGAAGCGGAACTCGACGAACCGACCCACTACGACCAGCACAAGCTCTGTCGGCAGTGGGGCCTGCCCGCCAACGCGATGGACGAGTTCCTGGCCGACCTGCGCGACGCGGGCTACGCAGCCTCGCGGGCCCACTACGGCGGGACGACGTTCAAGACGGACGCCAGCGTGAGCGAGATCCGTGCGGCGACCGAGGAGAATCTGGACTGA
- a CDS encoding Cdc6/Cdc18 family protein, which produces MSDSMDYFGSENEIFRNKELLQVSHLPDGDRIIGREDELTNLANAIKPATRGNTPNNVLVYGKTGTGKSLCSKFITNQAVERAKGNDVSIGVAYVDCLQESTETQAVQSAGHQLNDQAATDISIPHSGLSTSEYYRRLWRIVDNRYDVALIILDEVDKIEDDDILMQLSRAVESGKLTESTIGVIGISNKVRYKDSLDERIKSSLCEREYVFSPYDATQIREILRSRGDAFHEGVLEDGVVPRVAALAAREHGDARKAIDILRFAGEIAEENDFETVTENCVDQAHEREETSRLAELISKSPSHAKLVLEAMALLTQQKEGDNAPVTTNEAYDLYKRLCERDQSEHLKLRRVRDILSELEFLSIIDQERKWAGRGKGNYMENRLIDDPEVIIAACNESE; this is translated from the coding sequence ATGTCCGACTCGATGGATTACTTCGGCAGCGAAAACGAGATCTTCCGGAACAAGGAACTCCTGCAGGTCTCGCACCTCCCCGACGGCGACCGGATCATCGGCCGCGAGGACGAACTGACCAACCTTGCGAACGCGATCAAACCCGCCACGCGCGGGAATACGCCGAACAACGTCCTCGTCTACGGGAAGACGGGCACCGGCAAGTCCCTCTGTTCGAAGTTCATCACCAACCAGGCCGTCGAGCGCGCGAAGGGCAACGACGTCTCGATCGGCGTCGCCTACGTCGACTGCTTACAGGAGTCGACGGAGACCCAGGCCGTCCAGTCGGCCGGTCACCAGCTGAACGACCAGGCGGCGACGGACATCTCGATCCCCCATTCGGGGCTGAGCACCTCGGAGTACTACCGGCGGCTGTGGCGGATCGTCGACAACCGGTACGACGTCGCGCTGATCATCTTAGACGAGGTGGACAAGATCGAGGACGACGACATCCTGATGCAGCTCTCGCGGGCGGTCGAGTCGGGGAAACTCACCGAGAGCACGATCGGCGTCATCGGCATCTCGAACAAGGTCCGCTACAAGGACTCGTTAGACGAGCGGATCAAATCGAGCCTCTGTGAGCGCGAGTACGTTTTCTCGCCGTACGACGCGACCCAGATCCGGGAGATTCTCCGGTCGCGCGGCGACGCGTTCCACGAGGGGGTCCTCGAGGACGGCGTCGTGCCCCGCGTCGCCGCGCTGGCCGCCCGGGAACACGGCGACGCGCGGAAGGCGATCGACATCCTCCGCTTTGCTGGCGAGATCGCCGAGGAGAACGACTTCGAGACTGTCACGGAGAACTGCGTCGACCAGGCCCACGAGCGCGAGGAGACCAGCCGCCTGGCCGAACTCATCTCCAAGAGCCCGAGCCACGCGAAATTGGTCCTCGAAGCGATGGCGCTGCTCACCCAGCAAAAGGAGGGCGACAACGCGCCGGTGACGACGAACGAGGCCTACGACCTCTACAAGCGCCTGTGCGAGCGCGATCAGTCCGAGCACCTGAAGCTCCGGCGGGTGCGGGACATCCTCTCGGAGCTCGAGTTCCTCTCGATCATCGACCAGGAGCGCAAGTGGGCCGGCAGGGGGAAGGGCAACTACATGGAGAATCGGCTGATCGACGATCCGGAGGTTATCATCGCCGCGTGTAACGAGTCCGAGTAG